A region of Diceros bicornis minor isolate mBicDic1 chromosome 9, mDicBic1.mat.cur, whole genome shotgun sequence DNA encodes the following proteins:
- the RAP2A gene encoding ras-related protein Rap-2a isoform X2, producing the protein MREYKVVVLGSGGVGKSALTVQFVTGTFIEKYDPTIEDFYRKEIEVDSSPSVLEILDTAGTEQFASMRDLYIKNGQGFILVYSLVNQQSFQDIKPMRDQIIRVKRLQNLVYNVHLTAHLNSDEPYFKCSVVTCGYRLPLDSSGIRCVCFGEMLASLSLSFLICKIE; encoded by the exons ATGCGCGAGTACAAAGTGGTGGTGCTCGGCTCGGGCGGGGTCGGCAAATCCGCCCTGACCGTGCAGTTCGTGACCGGCACCTTCATCGAGAAATATGACCCCACCATCGAGGACTTCTACCGCAAGGAGATCGAGGTGGACTCGTCGCCGTCGGTGCTGGAGATCCTGGACACGGCGGGCACCGAGCAGTTCGCGTCCATGCGGGACCTGTACATCAAGAACGGCCAGGGCTTCATCCTCGTCTACAGCCTCGTCAACCAGCAGAGCTTCCAGGACATCAAGCCCATGCGGGACCAGATCATCCGAGTGAAGCG tcttcaaaatctggtgtatAATGTACACttaacagcacatctcaattcagacgaGCCAtacttcaagtgctcagtagtcacatgtggctacagGCTACCACTGGACAGCTCAGGTATAAGGTGTGTATGTTTTGGAGAAATGCttgcttctctaagcctcagtttccttatctgtaaaatagagtag
- the RAP2A gene encoding ras-related protein Rap-2a isoform X1, translated as MREYKVVVLGSGGVGKSALTVQFVTGTFIEKYDPTIEDFYRKEIEVDSSPSVLEILDTAGTEQFASMRDLYIKNGQGFILVYSLVNQQSFQDIKPMRDQIIRVKRYEKVPVILVGNKVDLESEREVSSNEGRALAEEWGCPFMETSAKSKTMVDELFAEIVRQMNYAAQPDKDDPCCSACNIQ; from the exons ATGCGCGAGTACAAAGTGGTGGTGCTCGGCTCGGGCGGGGTCGGCAAATCCGCCCTGACCGTGCAGTTCGTGACCGGCACCTTCATCGAGAAATATGACCCCACCATCGAGGACTTCTACCGCAAGGAGATCGAGGTGGACTCGTCGCCGTCGGTGCTGGAGATCCTGGACACGGCGGGCACCGAGCAGTTCGCGTCCATGCGGGACCTGTACATCAAGAACGGCCAGGGCTTCATCCTCGTCTACAGCCTCGTCAACCAGCAGAGCTTCCAGGACATCAAGCCCATGCGGGACCAGATCATCCGAGTGAAGCG GTATGAGAAAGTGCCAGTCATACTGGTTGGAAACAAAGTGGAcctggaaagtgagagagaagTATCATCCAATGAAGGCAGAGCCCTTGCTGAAGAGTGGGGCTGCCCCTTTATGGAGACTTCTGCCAAGAGTAAAACGATGGTGGACGAACTCTTTGCAGAAATTGTGAGGCAAATGAACTACGCTGCGCAGCCTGACAAAGATGACCCATGCTGTTCTGCATGTAACATACAATAG